The sequence agcaaGACCAAAGTCCCAAGTGGGGGCAGGTGCCAAATTTGCCCCCACCACCAGAGGGCCTGGGCCCACAGGAAGCCTGAAGCCAAATTCAGGTGTGGAAAGAGGAGAGCCACCAGTGGGGCGGGACAGTCACTTGTACTGAGGAGAGAGCGGAGGGACAAGCGGAGCAGTGCAGACACTCAGCATCTTGTCGATGTCCACCTGGGTTGACTTATCCACCTCGGCTTTGTGGTGGTCACTCACCCCCAAGCTGGGCAAGCCCCCAGGctcctctccagcctcctctCCGAAGGGAGCCAGAGCACGGGTGGGGGTCACTAGTGGACTGGGACAGGGCAAAGTGAGGCCTGGGCCCAGCTCACCTGCCAAGGGCAGCAAGGCCTGCAGTTGCTCCACACCTGCCTCCTCGAGAACCGGGGccagctctgcctctgcctccacctcagcctccccgtcCCCCTCCCCTGCCTGGTTCAGCTCGGGGTTGCAATAGTTGATGTACTGGTAGAGGGGCCGCAGGCGCTGGGCCTTTCCTGCAAAGAcccagggcagggcagaggctAGAGCGCCAGGTTGTGCCATGTCGGGCCCCACAGGCAGGGGGAGAAGGAACAGCCCAGGGACTGCCACTCACGCTCCAGCCCCAACGTCTCTAAGGGTGCAGACACTGTGCTGGCCACAGCGTGGAGCACGGGAGCCCCCAGGCTCTTGCGCTTCTTGGCTTTTTTGTGCTGTTTGGCAGATGGTGAGGGCTCACTCTGGCTGCCCTCTGACTCCTTCTCCTGCAGCGGCAGCCTGGGTGGCAGTTCAGCTTCAGCCTTAAGATGGGCATGaaggcccaggaggctgagggaccTGAGCCAGGGACAAGAGACTTGAGCCAGGCTCCAGCCCTGGTTCCCATCCCCTGGCCCAGGGAATAGCCCAGCCTGCCCACAGCCCCAGGGCTCAACGCCTGTCCCGTTCCTGGTCAATGAGGCCCCAGACCCAAGAGGCTTAGAGGCCAGTGAGCCCAGTCCCCAACCAACCCTGAAGTTCCCACTCTCCTGCTGCTCCCTACACGAGGGCTATtgaggaaagggagaggagagtGACGGTAGTGGCTGGGGACGAGAATCCTCCCTGCAGGAGTGCAGGATTTAGGAATCCTACTGGGGTGTGTGCCCCAACCCCGGGGCTGCAGCTCCTTCCCCCCGAGAGCCCCCTCACTTGAGAGGCTTTCTCTTTGGACCATGACGGGGCCTCACAATGGAGACCACGGTCCTGGGGCCTCTCTCCTCTAGCGCCCCGGCATACGGCTTGGGCCTCTCCTCCCCCAGCTTGGGTCCTTCCTCCTGGAGCTCCGGCTCCGAAGCTGCGCCTGCTGGGCGCTGGTCTTCACTCTGGGTTCCGTTGGCCTCATGGGCTGGCACCAGGAACTGGTCTCCCGCCACTGGACACTAGAGGTGACACACAGGCCATCGGTCTCCATGGCCGGGCAAAGGACATAGGGATCCGTCACTGAACACCTAAC comes from Symphalangus syndactylus isolate Jambi chromosome 11, NHGRI_mSymSyn1-v2.1_pri, whole genome shotgun sequence and encodes:
- the C11H16orf86 gene encoding uncharacterized protein C16orf86 homolog isoform X1; translation: MASAGAERRPGVQEATVVGQGQLTEEPGSAQTSECPVAGDQFLVPAHEANGTQSEDQRPAGAASEPELQEEGPKLGEERPKPYAGALEERGPRTVVSIVRPRHGPKRKPLKSLSLLGLHAHLKAEAELPPRLPLQEKESEGSQSEPSPSAKQHKKAKKRKSLGAPVLHAVASTVSAPLETLGLEPSALPWVFAGKAQRLRPLYQYINYCNPELNQAGEGDGEAEVEAEAELAPVLEEAGVEQLQALLPLAGELGPGLTLPCPSPLVTPTRALAPFGEEAGEEPGGLPSLGVSDHHKAEVDKSTQVDIDKMLSVCTAPLVPPLSPQYK
- the C11H16orf86 gene encoding uncharacterized protein C16orf86 homolog isoform X2, which encodes MASAGAERRPGVQEATVVGQGQLTEEPGSAQTSECPVAGDQFLVPAHEANGTQSEDQRPAGAASEPELQEEGPKLGEERPKPYAGALEERGPRTVVSIVRPRHGPKRKPLKSLSLLGLHAHLKAEAELPPRLPLQEKESEGSQSEPSPSAKQHKKAKKRKSLGAPVLHAVASTVSAPLETLGLERKAQRLRPLYQYINYCNPELNQAGEGDGEAEVEAEAELAPVLEEAGVEQLQALLPLAGELGPGLTLPCPSPLVTPTRALAPFGEEAGEEPGGLPSLGVSDHHKAEVDKSTQVDIDKMLSVCTAPLVPPLSPQYK